The Deinococcus carri genome contains a region encoding:
- a CDS encoding outer membrane protein assembly factor — protein MRHPHTLALTLFLAAPVALAQQAGTVQDVVVNGTSDLLTNYLKATLNVQPGTALSSVNLRQVEQEVLATGYFKTATAELRTLGGRDTLVITVAPNPTISTVDATGLTFLPADAFKKSIAELLNIAPGATLNTQRLDQAREALAQNYRAEGFPFLPSISATTKTNKDGTVGVSFVVDETAPLRRVEVEGVSLLPAQTVTNIFKPLYDAKKFTVPAYYNAVQQLQQAYDAAGYVQSGVNTQGTTLENGVLKVRVVEGRAASVNFDGIDAAGVTLQTRAGQPLSVERLRADVRALSNKTGMPVGFALQADPQNPGQVAVYFGAADVKSGPVKQIVFKGNTKVPSATLAAAIKTKVGDVYSPQLAQEDFLAVRDAYRKAGYEISTRDAIAFNEGTLTFNVREVRLTGYELQWQGKHNTKDRVVLRELPAAGGLFNLTDLRAGLARVSRLGYVQVVGENVRSDPQNPENVTYVLTVAESNQGIPISLGLQYDSMTGFAGDVAYSNPNAFGLGHNFAVSAGAQQNDAGQNLVGNVSYTVPWLDLNFLDFRTNPTSLSANVGTAVAGNLAVMDKSSGTAVDTGRQYTVRTSGFSVRAGRNITQNLSASLGTGFSYRTYFLEPLKNDEKSSYTDEQAGALLTPTTRTTSFSGSLNYDTTDNPEFPSRGVRANTDASYNFGASGSTPVGWTDVQGGVSTYLGLGRTLDKGLGVQTRQQAIAVRANAGTIGGTAPSGTGYSVGGGSTPAAAYQIRGLENNQLFGTNYFTASAEYRYDFNLTNSFTQGLYGVVFADAGDAWNSGENFSLNYGVGAGVQLNLGLGGARLPSLRFDYGYSPQNGTGKFYFRIGQFF, from the coding sequence ATGCGACACCCCCACACCCTCGCCCTGACCCTTTTCCTCGCGGCACCGGTCGCCCTTGCGCAGCAGGCCGGGACCGTGCAGGACGTGGTGGTCAACGGCACCAGCGATCTGCTGACCAACTATCTCAAGGCCACCCTGAACGTGCAGCCCGGCACCGCGCTTTCCAGCGTGAACCTGCGGCAGGTCGAACAGGAGGTGCTGGCGACCGGCTACTTCAAGACCGCCACCGCCGAACTGCGCACCCTGGGCGGGCGCGACACTCTGGTGATCACGGTGGCCCCCAACCCCACCATCAGCACGGTGGACGCGACCGGCCTGACCTTCCTGCCCGCCGACGCCTTTAAAAAGAGCATCGCCGAACTGCTGAACATCGCGCCCGGAGCCACGCTCAACACCCAGCGCCTCGATCAGGCCAGGGAGGCCCTGGCGCAGAACTACCGCGCCGAGGGCTTTCCCTTCCTGCCCAGCATCAGCGCGACCACCAAGACCAACAAAGATGGCACCGTCGGCGTGAGCTTCGTGGTCGACGAGACGGCCCCGCTGCGGCGCGTGGAGGTCGAGGGCGTGAGCCTGCTGCCCGCCCAGACGGTCACCAACATCTTCAAGCCCCTCTACGACGCCAAGAAGTTCACGGTGCCCGCCTACTACAACGCGGTGCAGCAGCTCCAGCAGGCCTACGACGCCGCCGGGTACGTTCAGAGCGGCGTAAACACGCAGGGCACCACCCTGGAAAACGGCGTGCTGAAGGTGCGCGTCGTGGAGGGCCGCGCCGCCAGCGTGAACTTCGACGGGATTGACGCCGCGGGCGTGACCCTCCAGACCAGGGCGGGCCAGCCCCTCTCGGTCGAGCGGCTGCGTGCCGACGTGCGCGCCCTGTCCAACAAGACGGGGATGCCGGTGGGCTTCGCGCTTCAGGCCGACCCCCAGAACCCCGGTCAGGTCGCCGTGTACTTCGGCGCGGCGGACGTGAAGAGCGGACCGGTCAAGCAGATTGTCTTCAAGGGCAACACCAAGGTGCCGAGCGCCACCCTCGCGGCGGCCATCAAGACCAAGGTCGGGGACGTGTACTCGCCGCAGCTCGCGCAGGAAGACTTCCTGGCCGTGCGCGACGCCTACCGCAAGGCGGGCTATGAAATCAGCACCCGCGACGCCATCGCCTTTAACGAGGGCACCCTCACCTTCAATGTCCGCGAGGTGCGCCTGACAGGCTACGAACTCCAGTGGCAGGGCAAGCACAACACCAAAGACCGCGTGGTTCTGCGCGAGCTGCCCGCCGCCGGGGGCCTGTTCAACCTGACCGACCTGCGCGCCGGGCTGGCCCGCGTGAGCCGCCTGGGCTACGTGCAGGTGGTCGGGGAGAACGTCCGCAGCGACCCGCAGAACCCCGAGAACGTGACCTACGTGCTGACGGTTGCGGAGAGCAACCAGGGCATTCCGATCAGCCTGGGCCTCCAGTACGACAGCATGACGGGCTTTGCCGGGGACGTGGCCTACAGCAACCCCAACGCCTTTGGCCTGGGCCACAACTTCGCAGTCAGCGCGGGCGCGCAGCAAAACGATGCCGGGCAGAACCTGGTCGGGAACGTGTCCTACACGGTGCCCTGGCTGGACCTGAACTTCCTGGACTTCCGCACCAACCCCACCAGCCTCAGCGCCAACGTGGGCACGGCGGTGGCGGGCAACCTCGCCGTGATGGACAAGAGCAGCGGGACCGCCGTGGACACGGGCCGCCAGTACACGGTACGCACCAGCGGCTTCAGCGTGCGCGCCGGGCGCAACATCACCCAGAACCTGTCGGCCTCGCTGGGCACCGGCTTCAGCTACCGCACCTACTTCCTGGAGCCGCTCAAGAACGACGAGAAGAGCAGCTACACCGACGAGCAGGCGGGGGCGCTGCTGACGCCGACCACCCGCACCACCAGCTTTAGCGGCAGCCTGAACTACGACACCACCGACAACCCCGAGTTTCCCAGCCGCGGCGTGCGCGCCAACACCGACGCCTCGTACAACTTCGGCGCTTCGGGCAGCACCCCGGTCGGCTGGACCGACGTGCAGGGCGGCGTCAGCACCTACCTGGGCCTGGGCCGCACCCTCGACAAGGGCCTGGGCGTCCAGACCCGCCAGCAGGCCATCGCCGTGCGCGCCAACGCCGGGACCATCGGCGGCACTGCGCCCAGTGGCACCGGTTACTCCGTGGGCGGCGGCAGCACCCCGGCGGCGGCCTACCAGATTCGCGGCCTGGAGAACAACCAGCTGTTCGGCACCAACTACTTCACCGCCAGCGCCGAGTACCGCTACGACTTCAACCTCACCAACTCCTTTACCCAGGGGCTGTACGGTGTGGTCTTCGCGGACGCGGGCGACGCCTGGAACAGCGGCGAAAACTTCAGCCTGAACTACGGCGTGGGCGCGGGCGTGCAGCTTAACCTGGGCCTGGGCGGCGCGCGCCTTCCCAGCCTGCGCTTCGACTACGGCTACAGCCCCCAGAACGGCACCGGCAAGTTCTACTTCCGCATCGGGCAGTTCTTCTAA
- a CDS encoding NFACT family protein, producing MEGLMLARVLRDLAPHLPARTLGWVFPDETTAALLLDGVGNLVLSYRPPQPVVFVSRERLRGDPHNPFQRFVANRVRGDLVGAEQLKLDRVFMLHFAGETGFVDQPPTRLLFEVTGRNANVLVLEEGEGSQGRILQAAREITGSRNRFRTVRSGGVYTPPPPYEKLDPRTLTEEDAQTLASLPIGRWRERLDGLGPLLGAELARRAELAPSEAPAERWPQALAALRSLVTDPTVSEGVMHEGAREAARQEKAAQLRKALREPLEKRLTLLQNQLGDVTRAEAGLDAAAQDRTEADLLMAYAHSVPPGAASASLPAFDGSGEVPVALDPQLSAVQNAEKRYTRARRREDVYERLAEREGSLLTELAEAQERLDQLDAARLEDLEALTATLQAERPEKSPYGMRFTTPGGFEALVGRNNKENAALTHRLGRSLDYWFHAQGYPGSHVLVRSGGRDLALPDILYAAQLAAAHSKARGSSNVPVDYTRIKHVWRPKGSPAGQVHYTDQKTVFVDGVLPEG from the coding sequence ATGGAAGGGCTGATGCTGGCGCGGGTGCTGCGTGATCTCGCGCCGCACCTGCCCGCCCGCACGCTGGGCTGGGTCTTTCCCGACGAGACGACCGCCGCGCTGCTGCTCGACGGGGTGGGCAACCTGGTGCTGAGCTACCGCCCGCCGCAGCCGGTGGTGTTCGTGTCGCGCGAGCGGCTGCGCGGTGACCCGCACAATCCCTTTCAGCGCTTCGTGGCGAACCGGGTGCGCGGCGACCTGGTGGGGGCCGAGCAGCTCAAGCTCGACCGGGTGTTCATGCTGCACTTCGCGGGTGAGACGGGGTTCGTGGACCAGCCCCCCACCCGGCTCCTGTTCGAGGTGACGGGCCGCAACGCGAACGTGCTGGTCTTGGAGGAGGGCGAAGGCTCCCAGGGCCGCATCCTCCAGGCCGCCCGCGAGATCACCGGCAGCCGCAACCGCTTCCGCACGGTGCGCAGCGGCGGGGTCTACACGCCGCCGCCACCCTATGAAAAGCTCGACCCCCGCACCCTGACGGAAGAGGATGCCCAGACCCTGGCTTCCCTCCCCATCGGCCGGTGGCGTGAGCGGCTGGACGGGCTGGGGCCGCTGCTGGGCGCTGAACTGGCCCGCCGCGCGGAGCTGGCCCCGTCCGAGGCCCCCGCCGAACGCTGGCCGCAGGCGCTCGCCGCCCTGCGCTCGCTGGTCACGGACCCCACTGTCAGCGAGGGCGTGATGCACGAGGGCGCGCGTGAGGCCGCCCGTCAGGAAAAGGCCGCGCAACTCCGCAAGGCGTTGCGGGAGCCGCTGGAAAAGCGCCTGACCCTCCTCCAGAACCAGCTCGGGGACGTGACCCGTGCCGAGGCGGGGCTGGACGCGGCGGCCCAGGACCGCACCGAGGCCGACCTGCTGATGGCCTATGCGCATAGCGTCCCGCCCGGCGCGGCCTCCGCGTCGCTGCCCGCCTTCGACGGCAGCGGGGAGGTGCCGGTCGCCCTGGACCCGCAGCTCAGCGCCGTGCAGAACGCCGAGAAACGCTATACCCGCGCCCGTCGCCGTGAGGACGTGTACGAGCGCCTGGCCGAGCGCGAGGGCAGCCTGCTCACCGAACTGGCCGAGGCCCAGGAGCGCCTGGATCAGCTCGACGCCGCCCGTCTGGAAGACCTCGAAGCCCTGACCGCGACCCTCCAGGCCGAGCGGCCCGAGAAAAGCCCCTACGGGATGCGCTTCACCACCCCCGGTGGCTTCGAGGCGCTGGTGGGCCGCAACAATAAGGAAAACGCTGCGCTCACGCACCGGCTGGGGCGCAGCCTGGACTACTGGTTTCACGCCCAGGGCTATCCCGGCAGCCATGTCCTCGTGCGCAGCGGGGGGCGTGACCTGGCCCTGCCTGACATTCTGTATGCCGCGCAGCTCGCCGCCGCCCACAGCAAGGCGCGCGGCAGCAGCAATGTCCCGGTGGACTACACCCGCATCAAGCATGTCTGGCGGCCCAAAGGCTCCCCTGCTGGACAGGTGCATTACACCGACCAGAAGACGGTGTTCGTGGACGGGGTGCTGCCGGAGGGGTAG
- the panD gene encoding aspartate 1-decarboxylase, whose amino-acid sequence MERIMFRAKIHRATVTQADLDYVGSVTIDQDLLDAADILVNERVDIYNITNGNRLSTYALSGPRGSGVIGINGAAAHLMRPGDMVIIAAYGNFSEEEAHTLEPRVVLVDAKNRIMDLQPA is encoded by the coding sequence GTGGAACGCATCATGTTCAGGGCCAAGATTCACCGCGCGACCGTCACACAGGCGGACCTCGACTACGTCGGGAGCGTCACCATCGATCAGGATCTGCTGGACGCGGCCGACATCCTGGTCAATGAGCGCGTGGACATCTACAACATCACCAACGGCAACCGCCTGAGCACGTATGCCCTCAGCGGGCCGCGGGGCAGCGGCGTGATCGGTATCAACGGGGCCGCCGCCCACCTGATGCGCCCCGGCGATATGGTCATCATCGCCGCCTACGGCAACTTCAGCGAGGAGGAAGCCCACACCCTGGAGCCGCGCGTGGTGCTGGTGGACGCCAAGAACCGGATCATGGACCTCCAGCCGGCCTGA
- a CDS encoding HD-GYP domain-containing protein yields the protein MFRLPIWSSLCVVLGIGALGYAAWAGQQGLLAGAALLLAVVTAAPGGVLRWLALVAYPAAFIAALALHRGQAVPGLPELLGALLVLGMLGVLVLRGQAAGAELAWARRTMQALQIGSERLGEARDEGGIVKAGVDILARLNVAPHLAFVAYRQGTPRILGARGAFEWYLGQPIQPTDDDSRSVQADHWVAEEVLLLLKREDRPHHHVVPVYDRAERHLGLLILARADRPFAEEETAVVAAFARVLGAQLGQWQAIRDLHDANDLTLRSLGAALEHRDDDTGGHTQRVVDISVQVARRLGWDEERVKALRWGAYLHDLGKLAIPDRVLHKVGPLDAAERRIIQSHTTVGYDMLQDLHFLPAETLDLVRYHHERWDGSGYPVGLRGQNIPDAARLFAIVDVYDALTNARPYKPAWPREQALTEIRLQAGRQFDPQYVEAFLRLMAEARPDDVSLVR from the coding sequence GTGTTCCGACTGCCCATCTGGTCATCTCTGTGTGTGGTTCTGGGGATAGGCGCGCTCGGCTACGCCGCCTGGGCTGGGCAGCAGGGGCTGCTGGCAGGAGCGGCCCTGCTCCTGGCGGTTGTCACGGCTGCGCCGGGGGGGGTGCTGCGCTGGCTGGCACTGGTCGCGTACCCGGCAGCGTTTATCGCGGCGCTGGCGCTGCACCGGGGGCAGGCGGTGCCGGGGCTGCCGGAGTTGCTGGGCGCGCTGCTGGTGCTGGGCATGCTGGGAGTGCTGGTGCTGCGGGGGCAGGCGGCGGGGGCCGAACTCGCCTGGGCGCGGCGGACCATGCAGGCCCTCCAAATTGGCAGCGAGCGGCTGGGTGAGGCCCGCGACGAGGGGGGCATCGTGAAGGCGGGGGTGGACATTCTCGCCCGGCTGAATGTTGCGCCGCACCTGGCCTTTGTGGCCTACCGGCAGGGCACGCCCCGGATTCTGGGGGCGCGGGGGGCCTTCGAGTGGTACCTGGGCCAGCCCATCCAGCCCACCGACGACGACAGCCGCAGCGTGCAGGCCGACCACTGGGTCGCCGAGGAGGTGCTGCTGCTGCTCAAGCGCGAGGACCGGCCTCACCACCACGTGGTGCCGGTATATGACCGCGCCGAGCGGCATCTGGGCCTGCTGATTCTGGCGCGGGCCGACCGGCCCTTCGCGGAGGAGGAGACGGCGGTGGTCGCGGCCTTTGCGCGGGTGCTGGGCGCGCAACTCGGGCAGTGGCAGGCCATCCGTGACCTGCACGACGCCAACGACCTCACCCTGCGCTCGCTGGGCGCGGCCCTGGAGCACCGCGACGACGACACCGGCGGCCATACCCAGCGGGTGGTGGACATCAGCGTGCAGGTCGCCCGGCGGCTGGGCTGGGACGAGGAGCGCGTCAAGGCGCTGCGCTGGGGCGCGTACCTGCACGATCTGGGCAAGCTCGCCATTCCCGACCGGGTGCTGCACAAGGTCGGCCCGCTGGACGCGGCGGAGCGCCGGATCATCCAGAGCCACACGACCGTCGGGTACGACATGCTCCAGGACCTGCACTTCCTGCCCGCCGAGACACTCGACCTGGTGCGCTACCACCACGAGCGCTGGGACGGCAGCGGCTATCCGGTGGGGCTGCGCGGCCAGAACATCCCCGACGCCGCGCGGCTCTTTGCCATCGTGGACGTGTACGACGCCCTGACCAATGCCCGCCCCTACAAGCCCGCCTGGCCCCGCGAGCAGGCCCTCACCGAGATTCGCCTCCAGGCCGGACGGCAGTTCGACCCCCAGTATGTCGAGGCCTTCCTGCGCCTGATGGCCGAGGCCCGTCCTGACGACGTGTCGCTGGTGCGCTGA
- a CDS encoding orotate phosphoribosyltransferase — protein sequence MASETPDWLPPLRRAGHTAFRNGLHGDGWLEKGEVMRDPVRLDRLASRQAAQLAAAFPGATLLAGASQCGAVLATFVARHLALPVAFLNVEGEGAAFHRMHLPAPGERAVLIDDLVCTGNDARRLVRGLREHGLEVLGLSAWLIRPEATLPDVAAVALAPHPFRTFAPEGCPLCAAGEPLDWTGVRE from the coding sequence ATGGCCTCGGAAACGCCCGACTGGCTGCCTCCCCTGCGCCGCGCGGGCCATACCGCCTTTCGCAATGGCCTGCACGGCGACGGCTGGCTGGAAAAGGGGGAGGTCATGCGCGACCCTGTGCGGCTGGACCGCCTCGCCTCCCGGCAGGCGGCACAGCTTGCCGCGGCCTTTCCCGGCGCGACCCTGCTGGCCGGGGCCAGCCAGTGCGGCGCGGTCCTCGCCACCTTCGTGGCGCGGCACCTCGCCCTGCCGGTCGCCTTCCTGAACGTGGAGGGAGAAGGCGCGGCCTTTCACCGGATGCACCTGCCCGCACCGGGCGAGCGGGCCGTGCTGATAGACGACCTCGTCTGCACCGGCAACGATGCCCGCCGTCTGGTGCGTGGCCTGCGGGAGCATGGCCTGGAGGTACTGGGGCTGAGCGCCTGGCTGATTCGCCCGGAAGCGACCCTGCCGGACGTGGCGGCGGTCGCCCTCGCGCCGCACCCCTTCCGCACTTTCGCGCCCGAGGGCTGCCCCCTCTGCGCGGCGGGGGAACCCCTGGACTGGACGGGCGTTCGGGAGTAA
- a CDS encoding carbohydrate kinase: MTTPLPLIVSAGEALTDLVTAGENIWHAHPGGAGWNVARACARLGVPTAFAGAVGEDNFGEDLWRASEAAGLDLRFLQRSPQPTLLAVVYRLDPPAYRFLGENSADLHFDPARLPQGWTQAARWLHVGGISLSRWPLADRLLALIETARAAGVKLSFDPNARSTHRHPDYPAVFEAVTRRADLLKLSDEDLRFFFPALSEADALRHLRGLNARCPIVITRGARGATLYQSAGRVELPATQVPVADTVGAGDALCAGLLVSATQHPDALWTEHLRLGLRAAAAACARPGAYAPTPEDLAALPG, encoded by the coding sequence ATGACCACGCCGCTGCCCCTGATCGTGAGCGCCGGGGAGGCGCTGACTGACCTCGTGACCGCCGGGGAGAACATCTGGCACGCGCATCCGGGCGGGGCGGGCTGGAACGTGGCGCGGGCGTGTGCGCGGCTGGGGGTGCCCACGGCCTTCGCGGGGGCCGTGGGAGAGGACAACTTCGGGGAGGACCTGTGGCGGGCGAGCGAGGCGGCGGGGCTGGACCTGCGCTTTCTCCAGCGCTCGCCCCAGCCCACGCTGCTGGCGGTGGTCTACCGGCTCGACCCTCCCGCCTACCGCTTTCTGGGCGAGAACAGCGCCGACCTGCACTTCGACCCGGCGCGGCTGCCGCAAGGCTGGACCCAGGCGGCCCGCTGGCTGCACGTGGGCGGTATCAGCCTCAGCCGCTGGCCGCTGGCAGACCGGCTGCTGGCGCTGATTGAAACAGCGCGGGCGGCGGGCGTGAAGCTCAGCTTCGACCCCAACGCCCGCAGCACGCACCGCCACCCGGACTACCCGGCCGTGTTCGAGGCCGTCACCCGCCGCGCCGACCTGCTGAAACTCAGCGACGAGGACCTGCGCTTCTTCTTCCCGGCACTCTCCGAGGCGGACGCGCTGCGGCACCTGCGGGGCCTGAACGCCCGCTGCCCCATCGTGATCACGCGCGGGGCGCGGGGGGCGACCCTGTACCAATCGGCGGGCCGGGTGGAGCTGCCTGCCACGCAGGTACCGGTGGCCGACACCGTGGGGGCGGGGGACGCGCTGTGCGCGGGCCTGCTCGTCAGCGCGACCCAGCACCCCGACGCGCTGTGGACCGAGCACCTGCGGCTGGGGCTGCGGGCCGCCGCTGCCGCCTGTGCCCGCCCCGGTGCCTATGCGCCTACCCCGGAAGACCTGGCGGCGTTGCCGGGCTGA